The proteins below come from a single Mycobacterium parmense genomic window:
- a CDS encoding deoxyribonuclease IV: protein MLIGSHVRNDDPLAAAQADGADVVQFFLSNPQSWKKPKPREDAETLKASTIPLYVHAPYLINVASANNRVRIPSRKILQDTCDAAAEINAAAVIVHGGHADDNDMEAGFERWAKAVDYLETDVQVYLENTAGGDHAMARYFDTIGRLWDRIGDKGIGFCLDTCHAWAAGEALIDAVDRIKALTGRIDLVHCNDSRDAAGSGADRHANFGTGQIDPQLLAAVVKAADAPVICETADEGRKDDIAFLREHVNG, encoded by the coding sequence GTGCTCATCGGCTCGCACGTCCGCAACGACGATCCCCTCGCCGCCGCCCAGGCCGACGGCGCCGACGTGGTCCAGTTCTTCCTGTCCAACCCACAAAGCTGGAAGAAGCCGAAGCCTCGCGAGGACGCCGAGACGCTGAAGGCCTCGACCATTCCGCTGTACGTCCACGCGCCGTATCTCATCAACGTCGCATCGGCCAACAATCGCGTTCGGATCCCGTCGCGCAAGATCCTTCAGGACACCTGCGACGCGGCCGCCGAGATCAACGCGGCGGCGGTCATCGTGCACGGCGGCCACGCCGACGACAACGACATGGAGGCCGGTTTCGAGCGGTGGGCCAAGGCTGTGGACTACCTCGAGACGGACGTGCAGGTATACCTGGAGAACACCGCGGGCGGCGACCACGCGATGGCCCGTTACTTCGACACCATCGGCAGGCTGTGGGACCGCATCGGCGACAAGGGCATTGGCTTTTGCCTCGACACCTGTCACGCCTGGGCCGCGGGTGAAGCGCTGATCGACGCCGTCGACCGGATCAAGGCCCTCACCGGTCGCATCGACCTGGTGCACTGCAACGACTCGCGGGACGCGGCGGGTTCCGGCGCCGACCGGCACGCCAACTTCGGCACCGGCCAGATCGACCCCCAGCTGCTGGCGGCGGTGGTCAAGGCGGCCGACGCCCCGGTGATCTGCGAGACCGCCGACGAGGGCCGCAAGGACGACATAGCGTTCCTGCGAGAACACGTCAACGGCTGA
- a CDS encoding extracellular catalytic domain type 1 short-chain-length polyhydroxyalkanoate depolymerase, with protein MARRLAAIVGLVLVVAGCAAWENVTLPSGFDTGTSLHHLSVGGRDRSYRLYKPAGLLASAPLVVVLHGYSGSARQVERDYGWDGLADSGKFAVAYPDGLGRAWNVDGETCCGRSGREGVDDVGFIRAAVADVAENVGIDPARIYASGMSNGGIMSYTLACTTDIFAAIGPVAGTQLNSCASPRPTSVMAVHGTTDRLVPYAGGQGFSVINGPSIPDVNAFWRNVDRCGAPTDTTSGRVTTSTAACPGGRGVALVTVDGGGHEWPPFATRTLWGFFAAHTR; from the coding sequence GTGGCCCGTCGACTCGCCGCGATCGTCGGCTTGGTGCTGGTGGTCGCGGGTTGTGCGGCGTGGGAGAACGTGACGCTGCCGTCGGGATTCGACACCGGAACCAGCCTGCACCACCTCAGCGTAGGCGGACGCGATCGCAGCTATCGGCTCTACAAGCCCGCAGGGCTGCTCGCCTCGGCCCCGCTGGTCGTCGTGCTGCACGGCTATTCCGGCAGCGCCAGGCAGGTCGAAAGGGATTACGGCTGGGACGGTTTGGCCGATTCGGGCAAGTTCGCCGTCGCCTACCCGGATGGCCTGGGCCGGGCATGGAACGTGGACGGGGAGACCTGCTGCGGCCGGTCCGGCCGGGAAGGGGTCGATGATGTCGGGTTCATCCGCGCGGCCGTCGCCGACGTGGCCGAGAACGTCGGCATCGACCCCGCGAGGATCTACGCCAGCGGCATGAGCAACGGCGGCATCATGTCCTACACCCTGGCGTGCACCACCGACATCTTCGCGGCGATCGGACCGGTCGCCGGAACGCAGCTGAACTCGTGCGCGTCGCCACGGCCGACTTCGGTGATGGCGGTGCACGGCACGACGGATCGGCTCGTCCCCTACGCCGGCGGGCAGGGCTTCAGCGTCATCAACGGACCGTCGATCCCGGACGTGAATGCGTTCTGGCGCAACGTTGATCGCTGCGGCGCGCCCACCGACACGACGAGCGGCCGGGTGACCACGTCGACGGCCGCGTGCCCCGGCGGCCGTGGCGTCGCGCTGGTCACCGTCGACGGAGGCGGCCACGAGTGGCCGCCGTTTGCGACCCGGACACTCTGGGGCTTCTTCGCCGCACACACTCGCTAG